One Candidatus Neomarinimicrobiota bacterium genomic window, GTCGGAGTTGCTGCTGAGGAAAATCGCCAGGGCCAGAACGATAAGCAATCCTATGAATATCTTAAGCAACCGCATGAGATTCCTCCACCGAGGTTATGATACGACCTTTAAGCGCCACGCCGTGCGTGCTATCAATATGGACACGCACAAAATCTTTGACCAGGGCTTTCCCCTTATCAAATATCACCCATTTATTGCCATCGGTTCGCCCCGCCCATTGGGCTGAGGACTTCTTGCTTTCCTTCTCCACCAACACCTCTACCGTCCGTCCCACGTAGGCCTGGTTCCGCATGAGGGTGATCATCTTCTGCAGGGCTATGAGCCGTTCCAGCCGATCCTGTTTCACCGCTTCAGGTAACTGGTCTGCGTACTCCGCGGCCTTGGTGCCTGGCCGGCGGGAATACTTGAAGGTAAACGCCGAATCGAATCCCACTTCCTCGACCACCTGCAGGGTTTCCTGAAATTCAGCTTCCGTTTCACCCGGGAAGCCGACAATGATATCAGTACTGAGAGTACACATCGGCATGACGGCTCTTATCTGCTCCACCAGCCGGAGGTATTCAGCCTTGGTGTAGGTTCGATTCATGCGCTGGAGGATGCGCTCAGCAGCGGCTTGCACCGGCAAGTGGATTGACTTGCATATGTTATCATGGGTGGCCATTACCTCCAAGAGACGATCATCAACATCCGAAGGATGCGGTGAGGTATAGCGGATACGCCGCAGAGCCGGCACTGCCGCCACCGCCGCCAGCAGATCAGGAAAACCGGCGTCATCATAGCGATAGGAATTTACATTTTGGCCTAACAAGGTTACCTCAACGAATCCCTGATGAACCGCCGTTTCCACCTCCGCTACAATACTCGCCACAGAACGGCTCCGCTCGCGACCCCGGGCGAAGGGCACCACACAGAAGCTACAGAACTTGTCACAGCCGCGCATAATCGATATCCATGCATTCACGCCTTCCGGCCGCGATGGAAACAGGTCTTCATATACCTCGAAGCGGGACAGCCGGGTATCCACAATGTGGTCCTGCTCGGCTTCCCGCTGACGGAGAAGCTCCGGCAACCGCCGGTAACTATCCGGCCCCAGGACCATATCAACGTAAGGTTTAGACGTCAGAAGGCCGTCAGCCAAATTCTTGGCCATGCAGCCAAGTACACCGATCAGGAGGGACGGATCATTTCCCTTCAGATAGGCCAGCTGATCCAGTCGATGATGGACGGTCTCTTCCGCTTTTTCCCTGATGGCACAGGTGTTGATGAGGATAATCTGGGCCTCATCCAACCGCCTGGCCCGTTGGTACCCGGACCTTTCCAACAGACCGGCTACCAGTTCGGAATCGGCCACATTCATTTGACAGCCGTATGTCTCGATATAGTAACGCATCTCCAGACTAAAACATTACCTCGTAAGTTACAACGATGGCCGGTGGGGGCGTAGAATTTTCCCCCGGTCTGCCCGTCGCGGAGAATATGCCTGCGGCTTAGAAGAAGTTAATCGGATTCTGGGGTTGGTTGTACAGGCGCACCTCGTAATGCAGGTGCGGTGCCGTTGAGCGGCCGGTATTACCGGACTGTCCTATCTTCTCACCCCGCCGTACCCGCTGGCCTTCATCAACGCCAATAGTCCGCAGGTGACCGTAAAGGGTGTGGATGCCGTTGCCGTGGTCGATCTTCACATACAGTCCCAGGTTATAATCCCATCTGGCTGCAACCACCCGCCCATCGGCTGTGGCATGGACCGGGGTGCCGATGGGCACCTTGATATCCTGTCCCCGATGAAAGATATATTTCTGGTTAATGGGGTGCCGCCGCAATCCGAACCCGCTGCTGAATACCCCGGTTGATATTGGCTTTATGGAAGGGGTGACCTTGAGGCGCCTGAAATCGTTTTTCAGTGAGTCCCGGATCCCGGCGTAGCTGATCCGTTCCAGCTTGGTGCTACGGGAAAGGGCGTCAAGCCGCTCGGTGATCTGGGCTAAAGATACATCCTTCGCAGGTAGCAGATAATCCATGTCCGTCTTGACCTCGACCATGCTACCGCCGATACCTACTTGGCGAATCTCAGCCGGGATTTCAGGCAGGTTGGCATGCGCGCGGAGATCCTTGTCTATCTCCGACAACATTTCTATCTCCTGCTGCATAGTCTCGATGCGATTCCCAAATTGCTCCACTAAAAGCAGGAGGTCCTCGTTGTCCTTACGTAGCTTCGCAACCCGATGGGAATACGCCGTTTCCAGAAGCAAATGGGAACCGAGGTAGAAGAGAATTGGGGTGAGGATTAATAAACCGATCAGTCCCCATAAAGCAGCGCGGCCTGATATCTCATACTGCCGTAGCCCTGAACGCCCTTCTCGGAGGATCAGAAACTTCAGGTTATGCAGCACAATCGGCGGAAATCTTTTTCGCCCTCTTGTGATCCAATCCGGCATACTTATATATATTTTAGCCTTTATTGCCGTTTTATGCAATAGAAACCTATGCCACTTACACCACCATAATATAGGTATGTGATTTAGGTCTCAACTCGCCCAGACTTTTTCCCCTGGTTTACCAGGCCAAACCTTCAGTGATAGGTTCCCGCCTCAGGTCCTGGGCAAGGTGCCAATCGCCTGCTCACCTGGACCGGAACCGGGCAATGAATCAGTCAGCGCCAGACTGCTTGGCGGTCTTTTTGGCCCCGGTCTCTTTCGTAGTAGCCGCTTTCTCCTTCTTACCGCTTCCCGCAGTGGCAGCAGCAGGCTTCGCCTTCGGAGCCTCACCCTCTGCAGCGGTTTTTGCCTCAACAGGAGCCTCTTCACTAACAGGTTCCTCCACACGAGAGGCCTGCTCGATCTCCCGTTCCTTTTCCTCCATTTGCTTGGTGATCCCGGCAATCCGCTGGCGCAAATCCACTACCCCGGACTGGTTCTCCAGCACCTCGCCTTTACCCTCCAGGGTCTTATAGGCGATTTTACCCAGCTCGGCATAAAGTCGGTTGCGCTCCCGTTGGAGCTGGTAAATATCCATCTTCAGCTTGCCGACCTTGCTCAATTCCTCAGCCTTGGTGGCTGCCGCTTTGGTGATGATCCCGACCTTTTCGGCAAACTTGCTGGTCCAAATTTTAATTTGTTCACCCAGATTGTCACGGCTCGCATTCATCTTAGCTAATCCTTCCTATGTTTAGGCATAAATTAATATATCGGAACCAGGGGGTTTTAGCAACGACAATCATAGCTGGCCTCGCTTAAGGCAGTTTATCGCAGAGCTCTGATCCGCTCTGCAAGTCTTTCCAGCACAGCCGTTGGCAGCGGAATCAGTCCTCATCCAGCACGCGCTGAAGGAGGTTGCGTACCACCTTGGGATCCCCCTTGCCTTGAGTGGCCCGCATCACCTGGCCCATAAAAAAGCCGAACAGCCTGGCCTCGCCCTTCCGGTAGCGTTCCAGCTCGGCAGGCAGTCCCGCGATGACCTGGCGCACAGTCTCTTCCAGAGCAGCGGTATCGCTGACCTGGGCCAGCTGATCCCGCTCTATAATGGCCGCGGCCGAAAGCCCCTCCTGGAGCATCTTATCAAAGACGTTTTTGGCTGTGTTCCGGTTAATGGTCCCGGCGGAGCCCAGCTTAATCAGCCCCGCCAGAGCCGCCGGCTCCATAGAAAACTCGCCGATCTCCTGGTGCTCCTCCTTCAAAACCCGCAACACTTCCCCCAACAACCACTGGGCGGCATCCAGGGGCGATACGCCCGCTTTCACC contains:
- a CDS encoding Asp-tRNA(Asn)/Glu-tRNA(Gln) amidotransferase GatCAB subunit B, whose amino-acid sequence is VKAGVSPLDAAQWLLGEVLRVLKEEHQEIGEFSMEPAALAGLIKLGSAGTINRNTAKNVFDKMLQEGLSAAAIIERDQLAQVSDTAALEETVRQVIAGLPAELERYRKGEARLFGFFMGQVMRATQGKGDPKVVRNLLQRVLDED
- the miaB gene encoding tRNA (N6-isopentenyl adenosine(37)-C2)-methylthiotransferase MiaB; its protein translation is MRYYIETYGCQMNVADSELVAGLLERSGYQRARRLDEAQIILINTCAIREKAEETVHHRLDQLAYLKGNDPSLLIGVLGCMAKNLADGLLTSKPYVDMVLGPDSYRRLPELLRQREAEQDHIVDTRLSRFEVYEDLFPSRPEGVNAWISIMRGCDKFCSFCVVPFARGRERSRSVASIVAEVETAVHQGFVEVTLLGQNVNSYRYDDAGFPDLLAAVAAVPALRRIRYTSPHPSDVDDRLLEVMATHDNICKSIHLPVQAAAERILQRMNRTYTKAEYLRLVEQIRAVMPMCTLSTDIIVGFPGETEAEFQETLQVVEEVGFDSAFTFKYSRRPGTKAAEYADQLPEAVKQDRLERLIALQKMITLMRNQAYVGRTVEVLVEKESKKSSAQWAGRTDGNKWVIFDKGKALVKDFVRVHIDSTHGVALKGRIITSVEESHAVA
- a CDS encoding M23 family metallopeptidase, translated to MLHNLKFLILREGRSGLRQYEISGRAALWGLIGLLILTPILFYLGSHLLLETAYSHRVAKLRKDNEDLLLLVEQFGNRIETMQQEIEMLSEIDKDLRAHANLPEIPAEIRQVGIGGSMVEVKTDMDYLLPAKDVSLAQITERLDALSRSTKLERISYAGIRDSLKNDFRRLKVTPSIKPISTGVFSSGFGLRRHPINQKYIFHRGQDIKVPIGTPVHATADGRVVAARWDYNLGLYVKIDHGNGIHTLYGHLRTIGVDEGQRVRRGEKIGQSGNTGRSTAPHLHYEVRLYNQPQNPINFF